One window from the genome of Penaeus monodon isolate SGIC_2016 chromosome 2, NSTDA_Pmon_1, whole genome shotgun sequence encodes:
- the LOC119579106 gene encoding uncharacterized protein LOC119579106 yields the protein MSMKTRSVTCTDTPRLLDPSSTTRPYSSHAYFVHAHSYLKTTPSHTPRPFIPQKPRLLIKHVHSYPKTTPTHTPHPFIPQKARQLIHHAHSHLKNHAYSYTTPIHTPKTTPSNTPRPFIPQKPRLLIHHAHSYPKTTPSHTPRPFIPQKSRPHSSTDAHRCLVEGD from the coding sequence ATGTCCATGAAGACGCGTTCAGTCACTTGCACAGATACGCCACGCCTACTAGATCCATCCTCAACCACACGCCCATACTCAAGCCACGCCTACTTCGTCCACGCCCATTCATACCTCAAAACCACGCCTTCTCATACACCACGCCCATTCATACCCCAAAAACCACGCTTACTCATAAAGCACGTCCATTCATACCCGAAAACCACGCCTACTCATACACCACACCCATTCATACCCCAAAAAGCACGCCAACTCATACACCACGCCCATTCACACCTCAAAAACCACGCCTACTCATACACCACGCCCATTCATACCCCAAAAACCACGCCTTCTAATACACCACGCCCATTCATACCTCAAAAACCACGCCTACTCATACACCACGCCCATTCATACCCCAAAACCACGCCTTCTCATACACCACGCCCATTCATACCTCAAAAATCACGCCCACACAGCTCCACCGACGCCCACCGATGTCTCGTCGAGGGAGACTGA